In Dromaius novaehollandiae isolate bDroNov1 chromosome 3, bDroNov1.hap1, whole genome shotgun sequence, the following are encoded in one genomic region:
- the GEMIN6 gene encoding gem-associated protein 6 isoform X2, with translation MPCSSLACCFSWEQVVNVGNMNDWQKKSPLDWQTYVNKQVRVAAAEKHEYEGWVLTVDPVSANIVLARFPENEKVVISVVLGHAVQEVEILKEADDEMEERLSRLFMPEESKAYSPEELEKRKNNLKTWLETNHIPVTEQGESGRTLCVAGVLTVDPPYGPEDCSSSNEIILSRVQSLIQGYLEKQP, from the exons ATGCCCTGCTCGTCCCTCGCTTGCTGCTTCAGCTGGGAGCAG GTTGTAAACGTAGGAAATATGAATGACTGGCAAAAGAAAAGCCCTCTAGACTGGCAAACGTATGTGAACAAACAAGTGAGAGTTGCAGCGGCTGAGAAACATGAATATGAAGGATGGGTCTTAACAGTTGACCCAGTTTCTGCTAA TATTGTCCTTGCAAGGTTTCCAGAGAATGAAAAGGTGGTAATTTCAGTCGTCTTGGGCCATGCTGTCCAGGAGGTCGAAATACTTAAAGAAGCGGACGATGAAATGGAAGAACGACTTTCTCGCTTATTCATGCCTGAAGAGAGCAAAGCTTACAGCCCAGAAGAGCTGGAAAAGAGGAAGAACAACTTGAAGACTTGGCTAGAAACAAATCACATCCCCGTAACAGAGCAAGGTGAATCAGGAAGAACGCTCTGCGTGGCAGGTGTATTAACTGTTGACCCACCGTACGGCCCggaggactgcagcagctccaATGAGATTATTCTGTCTCGGGTTCAAAGCTTGATACAAGGCTATCTCGAAAAACAACCGTGA
- the GEMIN6 gene encoding gem-associated protein 6 isoform X1, whose product MAAATTAATAASPPSPPHRPPAAPLPSVVNVGNMNDWQKKSPLDWQTYVNKQVRVAAAEKHEYEGWVLTVDPVSANIVLARFPENEKVVISVVLGHAVQEVEILKEADDEMEERLSRLFMPEESKAYSPEELEKRKNNLKTWLETNHIPVTEQGESGRTLCVAGVLTVDPPYGPEDCSSSNEIILSRVQSLIQGYLEKQP is encoded by the exons ATGGCGGCGGCGACAACGGCGGCAACGGCCGCctcgcctccctccccgcctcACCGAccgccggcggctccgctccCCTCG GTTGTAAACGTAGGAAATATGAATGACTGGCAAAAGAAAAGCCCTCTAGACTGGCAAACGTATGTGAACAAACAAGTGAGAGTTGCAGCGGCTGAGAAACATGAATATGAAGGATGGGTCTTAACAGTTGACCCAGTTTCTGCTAA TATTGTCCTTGCAAGGTTTCCAGAGAATGAAAAGGTGGTAATTTCAGTCGTCTTGGGCCATGCTGTCCAGGAGGTCGAAATACTTAAAGAAGCGGACGATGAAATGGAAGAACGACTTTCTCGCTTATTCATGCCTGAAGAGAGCAAAGCTTACAGCCCAGAAGAGCTGGAAAAGAGGAAGAACAACTTGAAGACTTGGCTAGAAACAAATCACATCCCCGTAACAGAGCAAGGTGAATCAGGAAGAACGCTCTGCGTGGCAGGTGTATTAACTGTTGACCCACCGTACGGCCCggaggactgcagcagctccaATGAGATTATTCTGTCTCGGGTTCAAAGCTTGATACAAGGCTATCTCGAAAAACAACCGTGA
- the GEMIN6 gene encoding gem-associated protein 6 isoform X3 encodes MNDWQKKSPLDWQTYVNKQVRVAAAEKHEYEGWVLTVDPVSANIVLARFPENEKVVISVVLGHAVQEVEILKEADDEMEERLSRLFMPEESKAYSPEELEKRKNNLKTWLETNHIPVTEQGESGRTLCVAGVLTVDPPYGPEDCSSSNEIILSRVQSLIQGYLEKQP; translated from the exons ATGAATGACTGGCAAAAGAAAAGCCCTCTAGACTGGCAAACGTATGTGAACAAACAAGTGAGAGTTGCAGCGGCTGAGAAACATGAATATGAAGGATGGGTCTTAACAGTTGACCCAGTTTCTGCTAA TATTGTCCTTGCAAGGTTTCCAGAGAATGAAAAGGTGGTAATTTCAGTCGTCTTGGGCCATGCTGTCCAGGAGGTCGAAATACTTAAAGAAGCGGACGATGAAATGGAAGAACGACTTTCTCGCTTATTCATGCCTGAAGAGAGCAAAGCTTACAGCCCAGAAGAGCTGGAAAAGAGGAAGAACAACTTGAAGACTTGGCTAGAAACAAATCACATCCCCGTAACAGAGCAAGGTGAATCAGGAAGAACGCTCTGCGTGGCAGGTGTATTAACTGTTGACCCACCGTACGGCCCggaggactgcagcagctccaATGAGATTATTCTGTCTCGGGTTCAAAGCTTGATACAAGGCTATCTCGAAAAACAACCGTGA